One part of the Tenacibaculum sp. 190130A14a genome encodes these proteins:
- a CDS encoding OmpW/AlkL family protein, whose product MRKIVLSVVLGMLFFSSINAQETSKNDDFKKWQARFRWVTVLPNESATIGTIGGDVEISKSMIPELDFTYFFTENIAAELILGTSKHDVNAVKTALGDVDLGHVWLLPPTLTIQYHFNFNNFRPYVGAGGNYTIFYNADPGAVVDVDYKNSFGYAFQVGFDYDLDDTWFLNLDAKYVGLSTDVTVNAGIATVPAEVDINPLLIGFGIGMRF is encoded by the coding sequence ATGAGAAAAATTGTATTAAGTGTTGTTTTAGGGATGTTATTTTTTAGCTCTATAAATGCGCAAGAGACTTCAAAAAATGATGATTTTAAAAAATGGCAAGCAAGATTTAGATGGGTAACCGTACTTCCTAATGAGTCCGCTACTATTGGTACAATAGGAGGAGATGTTGAGATTAGTAAATCAATGATTCCAGAATTAGATTTTACTTATTTCTTTACAGAAAATATCGCAGCAGAATTAATTTTAGGAACATCGAAACATGATGTAAACGCTGTAAAGACAGCCTTAGGTGATGTAGATTTAGGTCATGTTTGGTTATTACCACCAACACTTACGATTCAATATCACTTTAATTTCAATAATTTTAGACCATACGTTGGAGCAGGGGGTAACTATACTATTTTTTATAATGCTGATCCAGGAGCGGTTGTTGATGTAGACTATAAAAACTCATTTGGATATGCTTTTCAAGTTGGTTTTGATTACGATTTAGATGATACCTGGTTTTTAAATTTAGACGCAAAGTATGTTGGATTAAGTACCGATGTAACTGTAAATGCTGGAATAGCAACTGTACCTGCAGAAGTAGATATCAATCCGTTATTAATTGGTTTTGGTATTGGAATGCGATTCTAA
- the smpB gene encoding SsrA-binding protein SmpB — MQKNINIQNKKARFEYEILDKYTAGIQLTGTEIKSIRQSKARITESFCEFNDKGELFVVNMYIEEYAFGHHYNHKPKSERRLLLNKRELKKLAREVEAKGNTIVPLRLFINENGWAKLDIALAKGKKTHDKRESIKDRDNKRDLARLKKSFN; from the coding sequence ATGCAAAAAAATATCAATATACAAAATAAGAAAGCTCGTTTTGAATACGAGATTTTAGATAAATACACGGCTGGAATTCAGTTAACTGGTACCGAAATAAAATCTATTCGTCAAAGTAAAGCTAGAATTACTGAAAGCTTCTGTGAGTTTAATGATAAAGGCGAACTTTTTGTCGTGAATATGTATATTGAAGAATATGCTTTTGGTCATCATTACAACCATAAACCTAAAAGCGAACGTAGGTTATTACTCAATAAAAGAGAACTTAAAAAATTAGCTCGAGAAGTTGAAGCTAAAGGAAATACGATAGTACCTTTACGACTTTTTATCAATGAAAATGGTTGGGCTAAATTAGATATTGCTTTAGCAAAAGGTAAAAAGACGCACGATAAAAGAGAAAGTATAAAAGATAGAGATAATAAAAGAGATTTAGCTAGATTGAAGAAAAGTTTTAACTAA
- a CDS encoding UbiA family prenyltransferase has product MLKYCFLYGYNFETKLSFVDLILLSITTTSILASGYLYSYYIDNKKRYMEIFSKDHAVNIAMIFGIVGVFLGTYLSFFVGKPYYSFIFIIALFALISYYKTVRTKTFFSNIVNSFIRIFSALLVWWFDYPVSLDSLQLDLFFQVEVIAMSFIAYSFFANIIRGILYNIKYIDKDHQKKQQTLPVLLGRKRAKNIANAILIGLLILTVVILVLFIKDKFIKAIIFITVIVPQLWLIYHLSSVDTPKQYESLFKKSNIAYYFTFLSVPLFTYYFKYVIQ; this is encoded by the coding sequence ATGTTGAAATACTGCTTTTTATATGGCTACAATTTTGAAACGAAATTAAGCTTCGTAGACCTTATTTTACTATCTATAACTACAACAAGTATATTAGCTTCCGGTTATTTATACAGCTACTATATTGATAACAAGAAAAGATACATGGAAATATTTTCTAAAGATCATGCAGTAAATATTGCAATGATATTTGGAATTGTAGGCGTCTTTTTAGGCACCTATCTCTCTTTTTTTGTTGGAAAACCTTATTACAGTTTTATTTTTATTATTGCCTTGTTTGCACTAATCAGTTACTATAAAACTGTTCGAACCAAAACCTTCTTTTCTAATATTGTTAATAGCTTCATTCGTATTTTTTCGGCTTTACTAGTTTGGTGGTTCGATTATCCAGTAAGTTTAGACTCTCTTCAACTCGATTTATTTTTTCAAGTAGAAGTGATTGCTATGTCCTTTATTGCATACTCATTCTTTGCCAATATAATTCGTGGTATTTTATATAATATCAAATATATTGATAAAGACCATCAAAAAAAGCAACAAACACTACCTGTATTATTAGGAAGAAAAAGAGCAAAAAATATTGCCAATGCTATTTTGATTGGGTTACTTATTCTTACTGTAGTTATTTTGGTATTATTTATAAAAGATAAATTCATTAAAGCCATCATATTCATAACGGTAATTGTTCCACAATTATGGCTTATTTATCATTTATCCAGTGTAGATACACCAAAACAATATGAATCATTGTTTAAGAAGAGTAATATAGCCTATTATTTCACTTTTTTAAGTGTTCCCTTATTTACGTATTATTTTAAGTATGTTATCCAATAA
- a CDS encoding Maf-like protein: MLSNKLSKYNIILASGSPRRQQFFKDLNLDFEIRLKEVDEVYPEHLKAKEITDYLADLKSRAFDNELTEQDLLITSDTIVWFENKALGKPKTYEDAFKMLKSMAGKKHEVITSISIKSKNFQQIVNDTTTVFFKELTDDEIHYYIENYRPYDKAGAYGIQEWIGKIGISKIEGSYFNVVGLPTHQLYKELMKL; the protein is encoded by the coding sequence ATGTTATCCAATAAACTATCTAAGTACAACATTATTTTAGCCTCAGGTTCTCCTAGAAGGCAGCAATTTTTTAAAGATTTAAATCTAGACTTTGAAATTCGATTAAAAGAAGTAGATGAGGTTTACCCTGAGCATTTAAAAGCAAAAGAAATCACCGATTATTTAGCCGATTTAAAGTCAAGAGCTTTTGACAATGAATTAACCGAACAAGATTTATTAATCACCTCAGACACCATTGTTTGGTTTGAAAATAAGGCATTAGGAAAGCCTAAAACCTATGAAGATGCATTTAAAATGCTAAAAAGTATGGCTGGTAAAAAGCATGAGGTAATTACTTCTATTTCTATAAAAAGTAAAAACTTTCAGCAAATTGTAAATGACACCACTACAGTTTTCTTTAAAGAATTGACCGATGATGAGATTCATTATTATATAGAAAACTATCGTCCTTATGACAAAGCTGGCGCCTATGGAATACAGGAATGGATTGGAAAAATTGGGATTTCAAAAATAGAAGGAAGCTATTTTAATGTGGTTGGATTACCTACCCATCAATTATATAAAGAATTGATGAAATTATAA
- a CDS encoding transketolase family protein yields MKKYTYTEKKDTRSGFGDGLTELGKSNSNVVALCADLTGSLKMGDFAKNHPERFFQVGIAEANMMGIAAGMTIGGKIPFTGTFANFSTGRVYDQIRQSIAYSDKNVKICASHAGLTLGEDGATHQILEDIGLMKMLPGMTVINTCDYNQTKAATIALAEHEGPVYLRFGRPKVPVFMPEDQKFEIGKAIVLTEGTDVTIVATGHLVWEALQAAEQLEAKGISAEVINIHTIKPLDEEAILKSVAKTGCVVTAEEHNKYGGLGESVARCLAVNNPTPQEFVAVNDSFGESATPAQLMEKYGLNDAAIVKAAEKVITRK; encoded by the coding sequence ATGAAAAAATATACCTATACAGAAAAAAAGGATACTAGATCTGGTTTTGGTGATGGTTTAACTGAATTAGGAAAATCTAATTCAAATGTAGTTGCATTATGTGCAGATTTAACAGGCTCGTTAAAAATGGGAGACTTTGCAAAGAACCACCCAGAGCGTTTCTTTCAAGTAGGAATTGCTGAAGCAAATATGATGGGAATTGCAGCTGGTATGACCATTGGAGGAAAAATTCCTTTTACAGGTACATTTGCAAACTTTTCTACAGGAAGAGTATATGATCAAATCCGTCAATCAATTGCATATTCTGATAAGAATGTAAAGATTTGTGCTTCACATGCTGGATTAACTTTAGGTGAAGATGGAGCTACACACCAAATTTTAGAAGATATTGGTTTAATGAAAATGTTACCTGGAATGACTGTAATTAATACATGTGATTACAATCAAACTAAAGCAGCTACTATCGCTTTAGCAGAACATGAAGGTCCAGTATATTTACGTTTTGGTCGTCCTAAAGTACCTGTATTTATGCCAGAGGATCAAAAGTTTGAAATTGGTAAAGCAATTGTGTTAACTGAAGGAACTGATGTTACTATTGTAGCTACTGGACATTTAGTTTGGGAGGCTTTACAGGCTGCTGAGCAATTAGAAGCAAAAGGAATTTCTGCAGAAGTAATTAACATTCACACTATTAAACCTTTAGACGAAGAAGCTATTTTAAAATCTGTTGCTAAAACGGGTTGTGTAGTTACTGCTGAAGAACATAATAAATATGGTGGATTAGGAGAAAGCGTTGCACGTTGTTTAGCGGTAAACAATCCTACACCTCAAGAATTTGTTGCAGTGAACGATAGTTTTGGTGAATCAGCTACTCCGGCACAATTAATGGAGAAGTATGGTTTAAATGATGCTGCCATTGTAAAAGCCGCAGAAAAAGTGATTACTCGAAAGTAA
- a CDS encoding porin family protein, whose protein sequence is MRKFVLLLLFLGASQVAFSQIHFGIKGGINYNSDTFVEVKDDVLSGAKSKAGFHGGFWLRAKIPAIGLYIRPELIYTKLSSETTYKQSNGAPTPVFQNKSVTYDLQKIDIPVLIGKKFLKIAHVFAGPSFQYILSSDFNLSDLSEVKSDGFSLGLQLGAGIELGKLGLDVRWERALNDTETSFVNNNVSQNVNFDTRVNQIIIGLSYRF, encoded by the coding sequence ATGAGAAAATTTGTTCTTTTATTATTATTTCTGGGTGCGTCCCAAGTTGCCTTTAGCCAAATTCATTTCGGAATAAAAGGTGGTATTAACTATAATTCTGACACATTTGTAGAAGTGAAAGATGATGTTTTATCTGGAGCTAAAAGTAAAGCGGGTTTTCATGGTGGATTTTGGCTTAGGGCTAAAATACCTGCTATTGGATTATACATTCGTCCAGAACTTATTTACACCAAACTAAGTTCAGAAACCACCTATAAACAAAGTAACGGAGCGCCGACACCTGTTTTTCAAAACAAATCAGTCACCTATGATTTACAAAAGATTGATATTCCTGTTTTAATAGGAAAGAAATTTTTGAAAATAGCTCATGTCTTTGCTGGACCTTCTTTTCAATATATCTTAAGTTCAGATTTTAACCTTAGTGATTTAAGTGAAGTAAAATCAGATGGTTTCTCATTAGGACTGCAATTAGGAGCTGGAATTGAACTAGGCAAGCTAGGACTTGATGTGCGTTGGGAAAGAGCTTTAAATGATACAGAAACAAGTTTTGTGAATAACAATGTTTCTCAAAACGTAAATTTCGATACCCGTGTAAATCAAATTATCATTGGGCTTTCATATCGATTCTAA
- a CDS encoding FKBP-type peptidyl-prolyl cis-trans isomerase — protein MIKFRHILLVAIIGTVLYACGSDSGTTITNFDHAGQAVKDNDSLVKFLKNHYYDAVKDSVKLIDSGQTSLFDDSKLVTKDVSFNDVDYKLYYYVNREGTPNPVKGNPTKMDSILVTYGGKLISNATTIGNTFDSNKHIWFTLAGVIEGWRQGFVEFKGGENVTTTGGPLTFANDGKGILFMPSGLAYRNLGSGGGVPANANLIFYFNLHDIVEDTDHDNDLVPSIYEDPDQDGDPRNDDTDGDRVANYLDSDDDGDGKLTKDEDTNKDGDPRNDDTDGDGVPNYLDRDTR, from the coding sequence ATGATAAAATTTAGACACATTTTATTAGTAGCTATAATTGGTACTGTATTATATGCTTGTGGTAGTGATAGTGGAACTACAATTACTAACTTTGACCATGCAGGGCAAGCAGTAAAAGATAATGATTCATTAGTTAAGTTTTTAAAGAATCATTACTATGATGCAGTAAAGGATTCTGTGAAGTTAATTGATAGTGGACAAACTTCGTTATTCGACGATTCGAAATTGGTTACTAAAGATGTTTCATTTAATGATGTAGATTATAAATTATATTACTATGTAAACAGAGAAGGTACTCCAAATCCGGTGAAAGGAAATCCAACAAAAATGGATTCTATTTTAGTAACGTATGGAGGAAAGTTAATTTCTAATGCTACAACTATTGGAAATACTTTTGATAGTAATAAGCATATTTGGTTTACATTGGCTGGAGTAATAGAAGGTTGGAGACAAGGTTTTGTTGAATTCAAAGGAGGAGAGAATGTAACTACTACAGGAGGTCCGTTGACTTTTGCAAATGATGGAAAGGGAATTTTATTTATGCCTTCTGGATTAGCCTATAGAAATTTAGGTAGTGGTGGGGGAGTACCTGCCAACGCTAATTTAATTTTCTATTTTAATTTACATGATATTGTTGAAGATACGGATCATGACAACGATTTAGTTCCTTCAATTTATGAAGATCCAGATCAAGATGGTGATCCTAGAAATGATGATACAGATGGAGATAGAGTGGCTAATTACTTAGATTCTGATGATGATGGAGATGGTAAATTGACAAAGGATGAAGACACGAACAAAGATGGAGATCCTAGAAATGATGATACAGATGGAGATGGAGTTCCGAATTACTTAGATAGAGATACACGATAA
- a CDS encoding RNA-binding S4 domain-containing protein, whose translation MRIDKYLWCIRLFKTRSLATDACKKGHVKIDGTNLKPSKEIYGNEEIIVRKNQINYKIRVLDIPPNRVGAKLVDLYRKDITPKEEFEKTALLKYSKDYYRKKGTGRPTKKDRRDIDDYYDASEE comes from the coding sequence ATGAGAATTGATAAGTACCTTTGGTGCATCAGACTTTTTAAAACCAGGAGTTTAGCTACAGATGCCTGTAAAAAAGGACATGTTAAAATTGATGGAACAAATCTAAAACCTTCGAAAGAAATTTATGGAAATGAGGAAATTATTGTTCGAAAAAATCAGATTAACTACAAAATAAGGGTACTAGACATTCCACCAAATCGTGTTGGTGCCAAATTGGTTGATCTTTATAGAAAAGATATAACACCGAAGGAAGAGTTTGAAAAAACAGCGCTTTTAAAGTACTCTAAAGACTATTATCGTAAAAAAGGTACTGGTAGACCTACCAAAAAAGATAGAAGAGATATAGATGACTATTATGACGCTTCTGAAGAATAG
- a CDS encoding phosphoribosyltransferase family protein, translated as MITEENIILNNLQIEQKIKRIAYQIYESNSDEHEIVLAGIKEKGIQLAVKIGKVLETISEIKVILCEVTIDKKNPIGSVATSIPATAYENKALVLIDDVLHSGTTLIYGVKHFLEVPLKRFKTAVLVNRNHKKYPIKADFKGISLSTSIKEHVVVKFEENKTTAYLT; from the coding sequence ATGATTACTGAAGAAAATATTATTTTAAATAACCTTCAAATAGAACAAAAAATAAAGCGTATTGCTTATCAAATTTATGAAAGCAATAGTGACGAACACGAGATTGTTTTAGCAGGAATAAAAGAGAAAGGAATTCAACTTGCAGTTAAGATTGGAAAAGTGCTAGAAACTATTTCTGAGATTAAAGTTATTCTTTGTGAAGTAACAATAGATAAGAAAAACCCAATAGGTTCTGTTGCTACATCAATACCGGCTACTGCCTATGAAAACAAAGCTTTAGTACTTATAGATGATGTACTTCATTCTGGAACAACATTAATCTATGGAGTGAAACATTTCCTAGAAGTACCTTTAAAAAGGTTTAAAACAGCTGTTTTAGTCAATAGAAATCATAAAAAATACCCTATTAAAGCAGACTTTAAAGGGATATCATTGTCAACATCTATTAAAGAGCATGTTGTGGTTAAATTTGAAGAAAATAAAACTACCGCTTATTTAACTTAA
- a CDS encoding shikimate kinase, with translation MKFIFLGYMASGKSTIGRLFAEKRGLNFIDLDAYIEEKEAMSVTEIFKSKGEIYFRKQENLYLKELLQLEEDFVLALGGGTPCYANNMNVLLESANTLSIYLKLKITTLFNRLTKEKSERPLVADLEDNDIMEFIAKHLFERGYYYNQANIIVNGDDKEVEILVEEVDRLLS, from the coding sequence ATGAAGTTTATTTTTTTAGGATACATGGCTAGCGGTAAATCAACCATTGGTAGGTTGTTTGCAGAAAAAAGAGGTTTAAATTTTATTGATCTTGATGCGTATATTGAAGAAAAAGAAGCAATGTCGGTTACCGAAATATTTAAATCTAAAGGAGAAATTTATTTTAGAAAACAAGAAAACCTGTATTTAAAGGAATTATTACAATTAGAAGAAGACTTTGTGTTAGCCTTAGGAGGAGGAACTCCTTGTTATGCTAATAATATGAATGTGTTGTTAGAAAGTGCAAATACGCTATCAATATATTTAAAATTAAAAATAACAACACTATTCAATAGGCTAACAAAAGAAAAGTCTGAACGCCCATTGGTAGCCGATTTAGAAGATAATGATATCATGGAGTTTATAGCCAAGCATTTGTTTGAACGTGGTTATTACTATAATCAGGCCAATATAATTGTAAATGGAGACGATAAAGAAGTAGAGATATTGGTAGAAGAAGTAGACCGCTTATTAAGTTAA
- a CDS encoding SMI1/KNR4 family protein, producing MKEKQIEKLTNTPQDFKALKTASEKFWSNIELEEVYGYQIQSGSKWKEGLNEEDLEIFQKELDIEFPESLKTFYRTMNGLDKPGINILAEEEECKFGTTFYSFPDDLQEMKRYIKWVHKENNSANYDKGKVPSIIPYYSHRFLIIDKYEQVLSMYGDDIILWSDNLIQGIAQDIFDVNYRKMKTIELKPIDFWKDKVLT from the coding sequence ATGAAAGAAAAACAAATAGAAAAATTGACAAACACCCCTCAAGATTTTAAAGCTTTAAAAACGGCTAGTGAAAAATTTTGGTCAAATATAGAACTAGAAGAAGTTTATGGTTATCAAATACAATCGGGGTCTAAATGGAAAGAAGGATTAAATGAAGAGGATTTAGAAATATTTCAGAAAGAATTAGATATTGAATTTCCTGAATCGTTAAAAACATTTTATCGAACCATGAATGGTTTGGACAAACCAGGGATCAATATTCTTGCAGAAGAGGAAGAGTGTAAATTTGGTACAACTTTCTATTCTTTTCCAGACGATTTACAGGAAATGAAAAGATATATTAAATGGGTACATAAAGAAAATAACTCTGCTAATTATGATAAAGGAAAAGTTCCTTCTATTATACCTTATTACAGTCATAGGTTTTTAATTATTGATAAGTACGAACAAGTCCTCTCAATGTATGGAGACGATATAATCCTTTGGAGTGATAATTTAATTCAAGGAATTGCGCAAGATATTTTTGATGTTAACTATAGAAAAATGAAAACTATCGAGTTAAAACCAATTGATTTTTGGAAAGATAAAGTACTCACCTAA
- a CDS encoding alpha/beta hydrolase, producing MTNFKLKIAVLVFLFLSLGLFAQITHQTPLGAKTISHKIYSKNKKEYVLNITFPRNYDAKKNYKSLYYLDAFWLKDLTLGSYTILELCDYVEDVVFVGISLNGSQEDWHKQRDLDFTPSPFRNLGLLQKLKNKHTENNIEISVKTGKGNQLNKNNTGGANVFVNILENDIIQYIEKKYPNLNKSRGLLGHSFGGLFGFYVLQNRPDLFQDLLLISGSLSWNSSELVNNAKFTKLKTSKNNIQLYHSYGTNEVKGIRIANDQIKELITSLQLENLKYKFDPIPNTNHHSVLSRAIYDGLLYLYKK from the coding sequence ATGACAAATTTTAAATTAAAAATAGCAGTCCTAGTCTTTTTATTCTTATCCTTAGGTCTATTTGCACAAATTACGCACCAAACTCCATTAGGAGCTAAAACTATAAGTCACAAAATCTATTCTAAAAACAAAAAAGAATATGTTTTAAATATTACTTTTCCTAGAAACTATGATGCCAAGAAAAACTATAAATCTCTTTATTACTTAGATGCCTTTTGGCTTAAGGATTTAACTTTAGGTTCTTACACTATACTTGAATTATGCGATTATGTTGAAGATGTAGTTTTTGTTGGAATCTCCTTGAATGGTTCTCAAGAAGATTGGCACAAACAAAGAGACTTGGACTTTACCCCTTCTCCTTTTAGAAATCTTGGCCTTCTTCAAAAACTAAAAAACAAGCATACAGAAAATAACATTGAAATATCCGTCAAAACGGGTAAAGGCAATCAATTAAATAAAAACAATACTGGTGGAGCCAATGTTTTTGTCAACATTTTAGAGAATGATATTATTCAATATATAGAAAAGAAATACCCAAATCTTAATAAAAGTCGCGGCTTACTTGGACATTCCTTTGGAGGACTTTTCGGATTTTATGTACTGCAAAATCGACCTGACTTGTTTCAGGATTTATTATTAATATCTGGATCTTTATCATGGAATTCATCGGAATTAGTAAATAATGCAAAATTCACCAAACTAAAAACTAGTAAAAATAATATCCAACTTTATCATAGTTACGGTACGAATGAAGTCAAAGGTATAAGAATCGCAAATGATCAAATTAAGGAACTCATTACGTCCTTACAACTAGAAAACTTAAAATATAAGTTTGATCCTATTCCAAATACCAATCATCATTCGGTCTTATCAAGAGCTATATATGATGGACTATTGTATTTATATAAAAAGTAA
- a CDS encoding AraC family transcriptional regulator, translating into MTSYQEKIIQIKNNCYSNNKQIKAIIETKRFIDSNYDKKVSLTLLSHVRFTSKYHLLRLFKRYYGQTPRQYLIDKRIEKSKEYLRKGMSVTETCFSVGFESLGSFSKLFKTKTGNTPSNYQKQQFSRSIIASKLRTLPNK; encoded by the coding sequence ATGACTAGTTATCAGGAAAAAATAATTCAAATAAAAAATAATTGCTATTCGAACAATAAGCAAATCAAAGCAATTATTGAAACCAAAAGGTTTATTGACTCGAACTATGATAAAAAAGTAAGCCTAACATTATTATCCCATGTTCGTTTTACTTCTAAATATCATTTATTACGACTTTTCAAGAGGTATTACGGACAAACACCACGACAATATTTAATTGACAAACGTATAGAGAAATCTAAAGAATACTTAAGAAAAGGCATGAGTGTTACAGAAACCTGCTTCTCTGTTGGATTTGAAAGTTTAGGATCATTCAGTAAATTATTTAAAACTAAAACCGGAAATACACCTAGTAATTATCAAAAACAGCAATTTTCGAGAAGCATAATAGCTTCTAAGTTGAGAACTTTGCCCAATAAATAA
- a CDS encoding VOC family protein: MKVTLISIPVLDQQKALEFYTKKLDFLIKKDAPLDGGNRWITLVSPEWQDGPELLLEPAPLHFEPSKVYQNALMEAGIPYTQFEVEDVEAEYEKLVKRDVEFSLKPTQMGTVKFAVFNDTCGNNIQIVENL, encoded by the coding sequence ATGAAAGTAACACTTATTAGTATTCCTGTTCTAGACCAACAAAAAGCATTAGAGTTTTATACTAAAAAATTAGATTTTCTAATAAAAAAAGATGCTCCTTTAGATGGAGGAAATAGATGGATCACATTGGTTTCTCCCGAATGGCAAGACGGACCAGAATTATTATTAGAACCTGCTCCTCTACACTTTGAACCTTCAAAGGTTTATCAAAATGCTTTAATGGAAGCAGGGATTCCATATACACAATTTGAAGTAGAAGATGTTGAAGCTGAATATGAAAAATTGGTTAAACGAGATGTCGAATTTAGTTTAAAACCGACACAAATGGGAACGGTTAAATTTGCCGTTTTTAATGATACTTGTGGCAATAATATTCAAATTGTAGAGAACCTTTAG
- a CDS encoding carboxypeptidase-like regulatory domain-containing protein — protein sequence MKFSYPILVIVMLSIFLSCTRKVYHCGMASYSYKGKDEYFLLKSDTLPSLNFISKILILKRLKPSNSNLTSITGKVFDNSIDENDTLTLPFANVVAKNQVTDSIIGTITNEEGMFELNLPPSKYNLEIEFIGFNTLIIKNVKISKGNHMYLSSILGSGRGTSLYDLNYNQNFFK from the coding sequence ATGAAATTCAGCTATCCAATTTTAGTAATAGTGATGTTAAGTATTTTTTTAAGCTGTACTCGCAAGGTGTATCATTGCGGAATGGCATCATACTCATACAAAGGAAAGGATGAATATTTTCTTTTGAAATCTGACACATTACCTTCTTTAAATTTTATTAGTAAAATTTTGATTTTAAAAAGACTAAAACCATCCAATTCTAACTTAACATCTATTACAGGAAAAGTTTTTGATAATTCAATAGATGAAAATGATACCTTGACCCTACCTTTTGCCAACGTGGTCGCTAAAAACCAAGTAACTGATTCAATTATTGGAACCATAACCAATGAGGAAGGAATGTTTGAATTAAACCTACCCCCTTCCAAATATAATTTAGAAATTGAGTTTATTGGTTTTAATACGTTAATTATAAAAAACGTAAAAATTTCAAAAGGTAACCATATGTATTTATCTTCAATTTTGGGCTCTGGAAGAGGTACATCTTTGTATGATTTAAACTATAATCAAAACTTTTTTAAATAA
- a CDS encoding carboxypeptidase-like regulatory domain-containing protein, translating into MQKKLFLLVAILWSISFQAQETLKGQVVHSETKKPLSAAHILNLNTVVGTITNEKGLFELTAKANDTVLVSFLGFSSIKLKITNDLLKGNEVIISLAEKPEEVKEVVIRSTKLIGVLEVDVKQVPKDRFSRIHINGLPQTYEVGRPQKIVSPLSKILNPVDLVYNLFGKKPGQLKKLKKLKKEDDLRKMLAGKFDREVMMEYLEMDRAELNKLLGDCNYSEYFIKKASDLQLIEAVLNCYESYKAVKKGKIERNRIPEKTKLE; encoded by the coding sequence ATGCAAAAAAAACTATTCTTATTAGTAGCCATTCTTTGGAGCATCTCCTTTCAAGCTCAAGAAACATTGAAAGGTCAAGTTGTTCATTCAGAGACTAAAAAACCGTTAAGTGCAGCACACATTTTAAACCTAAATACAGTAGTTGGTACCATTACCAATGAAAAAGGTTTATTTGAGCTTACGGCAAAAGCTAATGATACAGTTTTAGTATCTTTCTTAGGGTTTTCTTCTATTAAACTTAAAATTACGAATGATTTATTAAAAGGAAATGAGGTAATTATTTCTTTGGCTGAAAAACCAGAAGAAGTAAAAGAAGTAGTTATTCGTTCTACAAAATTAATTGGAGTATTGGAAGTAGATGTAAAACAAGTTCCTAAAGATCGTTTCTCTAGAATTCATATAAATGGATTACCACAAACATATGAAGTAGGAAGACCTCAAAAGATAGTTTCTCCTCTGTCAAAAATTTTGAACCCCGTTGATTTAGTATATAACCTCTTCGGAAAAAAGCCCGGACAACTTAAAAAGCTTAAAAAGCTTAAAAAAGAAGACGATTTACGAAAAATGTTGGCAGGTAAATTTGATAGAGAGGTAATGATGGAGTATCTAGAAATGGACCGAGCCGAATTAAATAAACTTTTGGGAGATTGTAATTACTCAGAGTACTTTATAAAGAAAGCCAGCGATTTACAACTTATAGAAGCAGTACTAAACTGCTACGAAAGTTATAAAGCAGTAAAAAAAGGAAAAATCGAACGAAATAGAATTCCTGAAAAGACTAAATTAGAGTAG